A segment of the Streptomyces sp. L2 genome:
GAACCGCGACATCGACCTCGGGATCGTGGGCGACGCGGGACTGGTCCTGAAGTCGGTCGACGAGGCCGCGTCCGGGCGCGTCAACGGCGGTGCCGCCCGGCGCAAGGAGTGGCTGGACGAGCTGCGCGCCGCCGAACAGGCCGCGCTCGACAAGCGGTTGCCGCAGCTGCGCTCCGACGCCTCGCCGATCCACCCATACCGGCTGGTCAGCGAGATCAACGACTTCCTCACCGAGGACTCCATCTACATTGGCGACGGCGGGGACATCGTCACCTTCTCCGGGCAGGTCGTGCAGCCCAAGTCGCCCGGCCACTGGATGGACCCGGGCCCGCTCGGCACGCTCGGCGTCGGCGTCCCCTTCGTGCTGGCCGCCAAGCAGGCGCGGCCCGACAAGGAGGTCGTGGCGCTCTTCGGCGACGGGGCCTTCTCCCTCACCGGCTGGGACTTCGAGACCCTCGTCCGCTACGGCCTGCCGTTCGTCGGCATCGTCGGCAACAACTCCTCCATGAACCAGATCCGTTACGGCCAGGCCGTCAAGTACGGCAAGGAGCGCGAGCGGGTCGGCAACACCCTCGGCGACGTGCCGTACGACGAGTTCGCGCGGATGCTCGGCGGTCACGGCGAGGAGGTCCGCGACCCCGCCGGCATCGGCCCCGCCCTGCGCCGGGCGCGGGAGTCGGGCAAGCCGTCGCTGATCAACGTCTGGGTCGACCCGGACGCCTACGCCCCCGGAACCATGAACCAGACCATGTACAAGTGAGGTGAACGCCCATGACAGCCAGGGCACTCGAGGGCATTCGCGTCCTCGACATGACCCACGTCCAGTCCGGCCCCTCCGCCACCCAGCTGCTCGCCTGGCTCGGTGCCGACGTGGTCAAGCTGGAGGCGCCGTCCGGGGACATCACCCGCAGGCAGCTGCGGGACCTGCCGGACGTCGATTCCCTCTACTTCACGATGCTCAACTGCAACAAGCGGAGCATCACGCTGAACACCAAGACCGAGCGCGGCAAGGAGATCCTCACCGAGCTGATCCGGCGCTCCGACGTCATGGTGGAGAACTTCGGGCCGGGCGCGGTCGACCGTATGGGATTCACCTGGGACCGCATACAGGAGATCAACCCGCGGCTCGTGTACGCCTCCATCAAGGGGTTCGGTGAAGGCCCCTACACCGGATTCAAGGCGTACGAGGTCGTCGCGCAGGCCATGGGCGGGTCGATGTCGACCACCGGCTTCGAGGACGGGCCGCCGCTCGCGACGGGCGCCCAGATCGGGGACTCGGGCACCGGCGTGCACCTCGTCGCGGCGATCCTCGCGGCGCTGCTCCAGCGCGAGCGCACCGGACGCGGCCAGCGGGTCAACGTGGCCATGCAGCACGCCGTGCTCAACCTGTGCCGGGTGAAGCTGCGCGACCAGCAGCGCCTGGCCCACGGGCCGCTCGCCGAGTACCCGAACGAGGACTTCGGCGACGCGGTCCCCCGCTCCGGGAACGCCTCCGGCGGCGGCCAGCCCGGCTGGGCGGTCAAGTGCGCGCCGGGCGGCCCGAACGACTGGGTGTACGTGATCGTGCAGCCCGTCGGCTGGAAACCCGTCAGTGAGCTGATCGGCCGGCCGGAACTCGCCGACGACCCCGAGTGGGCGACGCCCGAGGCCCGCCTGCCGAAGCTGAACAAGATGTTCCAGCTGATCGAGGAGTGGTCCGCGACGCTGCCCAAGTGGGAGGTGCTGGAGCGGCTCAACGCCCACAACATCCCCTGCGGGCCGATCCTGTCCGCACGGGAGATCATCGAGGACGCCTCGCTGGCCGCCAACGAGATGGTGGTGCGCGTCGAGCACCCCGAGCGCGGCGAGTTCGTCACGGTCGGCAGCCCCCTGAAGCTGTCCGACTCCCCCGTCGAGGTGCGCAGTTCCCCGCTGCTCGGCGAGCACAACGCCGAGGTGTACGTCGGCGAACTGGGCCTCGGTGACGAGGAACTGCGCCTGCTGAAGTCGAACGGGGTGATCTGAGGTGATGGCCGAGGACCGGCTGACGAAGGTGCGGTCGCTGCTCGACGCCGTGCGCGGCGAGGGCCGTACCGCGCTGACGGCGCCCGAGGGCAAGGTGATCGCCGACGCGTACGGGATCGCCGTACCGGGCGAGGCGCTGGCGGCGGACGTGGACGAGGCGGTGGCGGCCGCGGCGCGGTTCGGCGGGCCGGTCGTCATGAAGATCGTCTCGCCGGACATCCTGCACAAGACCGACGCGGGCGGTGTGGTCGTCGGGGTGCGGGGCGCGGCGGACGTGCGGGCCGCGTTCCACCGGATCGTGGAGAACGCGCGCGCGTACGACGCGGACGCCCGGATCGAGGGTGTGCAGGTACAGGAGCTGCTGCCGCCGGGACAGGAGGTCATCGTCGGCGCGGTCACCGATCCGACGTTCGGGAAGGTCGTGGCGTTCGGGCTCGGCGGTGTGCTGGTCGAGGTGCTGAAGGACGTGACGTTCCGGCTGGCCCCGGTCGGCGCCGACGAGGCCCTGTCGATGCTCGACTCCATCCGGGCGGCGCCGGTCCTGCGCGGGGTGCGGGGGCGGCCGGGCGTGGACCGGTGGGCCCTCGCCGAGCAGATCCGGCGGGTGTCCGAACTGGTCGCGGACTTCCCGGAGATCGCCGAGGTGGACCTCAACCCGGTGATCGCGACGCCCGAGGGCGCGGTGGCCGCCGACATCCGGATCATCCTCGCCACCTCGCAGCCGGAACCCCGTCGGCGGTATGCACGCGACGAGATCCTGTCGACGATGCGCCGGCTGATGCAGCCCTCCTCCATCGCCGTGATCGGCGCCTCCAACGAGCCGGGCAAGATCGGCAACTCGGTGATGCGCAACCTCCTCGACGGCGGCTTCGCCGGGGAGATCCACCCGGTGAACCCCAAGGCCGATGACATCCTGGGCCGGAAGGCGTACAAGAGTGTCACGGACGTTCCCGGTGAGGTGGATGTGGCCGTCTTCGCCATTCCCGCCCCGTTCGTGGCCGCGGCGCTGGAGGAGGTGGGGCGCAGGAACATCCCCAACGCCGTCCTGATCCCCTCCGGTTTCGCGGAGACCGGCGAGCACGCGCTCCAGGCGGAGATCGTGGCGGTCGCCGAACGGTACGGCGTCCGCCTGCTCGGCCCGAACATCTACGGCTACTACTCCACCTGGCAGGACCTGTGCGCCACGTTCTGCACGCCGTACGACGTCAAGGGCGGTGTGGCGCTGACCTCGCAGTCCGGGGGCATCGGCATGGCGATCCTCGGCTTCGCGCGCACCACTAAGACGGGTGTGTCGGCGATCGTGGGCCTCGGCAACAAGGCCGACCTGGACGAGGACGACCTGCTCACCTGGTTCGGTGAGGATCCGCACACCGAGTGCATCGCGATGCACCTGGAGGACCTCAAGGACGGGCGGGCCTTCGTGGAGGCGGCGCGCGCGACGGTGCCGAAGAAGCCGGTGGTGGTGCTGAAGGCGGGCCGTACGGCGGCGGGCGCGAAGGCCGCCGGCTCGCACACCGGGGCCCTCGCGGGCGACGACGCGGTGTACGACGACATCCTGCGGCAGGCCGGTGTCATCCGGGCGCCGGGACTCAACGACATGCTGGAGTACGCGCGCGCGTTGCCGGTACTGCCGGCGCCCCGGGGCGACAACGTGGTCATCATCACCGGCGCGGGCGGCAGCGGCGTGCTGCTGTCCGACGCGGTCACCGACAACGGGCTGTCCCTGATGGAGATCCCGCCCGATCTGGACGAGGCGTTCCGCCGGTTCATCCCGCCGTTCGGGGCGGCCGGCAACCCGGTGGACATCACGGGCGGCGAGCCGCCGTCGACGTACGAGGCGACGATCCGGCTGGGACTTGAGGATCCGCGGATCCACGCGCTCGTCCTCGGCTACTGGCACACGATCGTCACCCCGCCGATGGTGTTCGCGGAGTTGGCCGCGCGCGTGGTCGCCGAGTTCCGGTCCAAGGGGATCGAGAAGCCGGTCGTGGCGTCCCTCGCGGGCGACGTCGAGGTCGAGGCGGCCTGCCAGTACCTCTTCGAACACGGCGTCGTGGCCTACCCGTACACGACGGAGAAGCCGGTGGCCGTACTCGGCGCGAAGTACAGGTGGGCGCGGGCGGCGGGGTTGCTGGGGGGCGGTTCATGAGCTGAGTGAGCGTTGGGGCGGCCGGCGGTGCGCGCCGGCCGCGCCCGGGACCCGTGCGCGCACGAAAGGCATTGGACAGGGGGCGCTGGCCAGAACTTTCGACGCAAGGGGCACCACGAGATGCAAACCACCGATCCACCCGCCTCTCTGCTGTGCAGGGAGGTGAGGGACCGCAACGGCCGTGTGTACCGGGTCGGCGAGAGCGCCGGCGAGTTGACGGGACGCGACCGGATCTGGATGGCCGTCCTGCCCTGGCTGGGCATGACGGGCGTCGCCTGCGCCGGGTACGCGTTCCTCGCGGCGCAGGACACGCTGGGGGGCGCCCGTCCGTGGGGCGGGGGCATGCTGTGGCCGGCCGGCCTGTGGGCGGCGGCCCTGGCGGGCGCGGCCCGGTGGTCCGGGCGGCGGCGTGAGAACGGCCCGCTCTCCGCCAGCGCGGCCGTGACCGCGGGGGCGTTCGCCACCCTGCTCGGGTGCCTCGCCCTCGCCCTCGCGCCCGGTGTGCCGGTCGTCCGCCTCGGCTCCGCCCTGGTGGGCGGCACCGGTGCCGGCCTGGTGCACGCGACCTGTCTGACGCTGCCGGGCAAGTGGTGGCCGGAGCGCCGGGGCGGTCCGACGGCGTTCGTGGCGAGTGGCCTCGTCATCGGCGCCGTACCGTTCCTCCCCGGTCTCGCCGGCTGGCCGGCGGCGGACGCCGGGCAGCGCACTGTGCTCGCCGCGGCCGGTGCCGGAGCGTGTCTGGTGGTGGCGGCGGCCGGCCGGCTCCTTGGGGACCCGCCGAAGAACTGGTGGCCGCCGCACACCGACCCGCTCAGGGCTCCGGCGGCCCGGGGCGGACTGGAATCGAACCTGCCTGCCGTACGGCACTACACCCCCGAAGCGGCCGTCCGCGCCCCGGCGTTGTGGCTGCTGGGACTGTGCCTGCTGGGTGCGGCCGGCACCACCGCGCTCGGACTGCGGGGGCTCGCCCACCACGGCGCCGGCCCGGGGGCCGGCGGCGGGCTCGCGTGGGCCGTCGTGGCGGGCGGCGCGGCCGCGGCGGGCGCCGGGGCACTGTCCGACCGGCTGGGCCGGCGCCGCACCCTGGCCGCGGCCTGTCTGCTGCTGGGCGCCGCCCAGTTCGGGGCGGTGGCGGCCGGCCGGACGGACGGCGTGCCGCTGCTGGTGTGCTGTGCGGCCGCCACCGGGCTGGCCGGGGTCGCCGTCCTCGGGCTCGTCACCGCGCTGGCCGCGGACCACTTCGGTGAGAACCACCACGCGAGTGTCTACGGGCTGCTCGCGGGCGCCTGGCTCCTCCCGGCGGTCGTCGTCGGCACCGGCACCGGTGCCGACGGCCGGGACCCGCACGGCGCCCTCCTCCTGGCGGGCTGCACCGGGCTCGCATGCGCCGTACTGGCGCTGTTCCTCAAGGCTCCGGGCCGACCGAGTGCCCGGCGCATCGTCCCCAATCCCCACCCCCTCGGCGAGGAGATGGCCTGACATGACGCCTGATCCGATGGCAACCCGGAACACGCCGGCCGATCCCGGCGCGGCGAACCGCTCGTACCGCGAAGTCACCGACTCCCGGGGGCGGGTCTACCGCGTCGGCGAGACGGACCGCGACCTGCTCGGCCACTCGCGCAAGCTGATGGTGTACCTGCCGTGGATATCCATGATGGCCATCAGCGTGTCCGAGTACGCCTACGGCTCCGCGGAGGACACCCTGTCCGACGCGCACGGCTGGACGCAGAGCAACACCTTCTGGATCCTCAGCGTCTGGGTGTTCTTCCAGGCGGGCATCGCCTTCCCGGCCGGCTGGCTGCGCGAGCGGGGCATCCTCACCGCCCGCCGCGCCATGTACATCGGCTCCGCGATGTGCCTGCTGGGCTTCCTGTCCCTGTCCCACTTCGACAACGTGGCGCTCGCGATCTGCGGCTTCGGGGTCGTGGGCGGGCTGGGCTCCGGGCTGATCTACGCGACCTGCATCAACATGGTCGGCAAGTGGTTCCCGGAGCGGCGCGGTGCGAAGACCGGCTTCGTCAACGGCGGTTTCGCCTACGGTTCGCTGCCGTTCATCTTCATCTTCAACTACGCCTTCGACACCGGGAACTACAACGAGGTACTCGACCTGATCGGCGTCTACGTGCTGATCGTGGTCGCGGTGTGCGCGTTCTTCTTCAAGGACCCGCCGAAGAACTGGTGGCCGGCCGAGGTCGACCCGCTGTCGCACTCCGGGAACAGCAAGAGTGCCGCGAGCCTGGCGAAGAACCCCCCGGCGGTACGGCAGTTCACGCCGAAGGAGGCCATCAGAACCGGCATGCTCCCGCTGATGTGGATCACGGTGGTGATGACGGGAGGCGTGTCGATCTTCGGTATCTCCTTCCAGGTGGACTTCGCGAAGGACATCGGCTTCGGACCGCTGGTCGCGGCCTCGTCGATGGGCGTGATGGCCGTCATCAACGGGGTCGGCCGTGCCGTGGTCGGCTGGCTGTCGGACCTGTGGGGACGCAAGACGGCGCTGATCTTCGTGATCCTCGTCCTGGGCGTCGCCCAGTTCGGGGTCATCTGGGCCGGTGACATGAAGAGCGAGTGGCTGTTCCTGTTCTTCGCGTTCCTCTCCGGTTTCGGCGGCGGCGCCTTCTACCCGATGTTCGCCGCGCTGACCCCGGACTACTTCGGCGAGAACTACAACGCCACCAACTACGGCCTGGTGTACAGCGGCAAGCTGATCAGCGGCCTGTTCGGCGGCGGCCTGGGCTCCATGGTGGTCGGCGCCTGGGGCTACAACGGCGCCTACGCGCTGGCCGGCGGGATCTCGATGCTGGCGGCCGCGCTGGCCCTGCTGCTGCGCCAGCCGGGACGGGACGGCGGCACGGAGACGGCGCCCGCGGCGCCGAAGCCGCAGCCGGCCACCTGACCCCGGCGATTCCGCGGCCTGATCCCCGCCGTCCCGCGGCCTTCCGCCGCCCGTTCCTGTCCGGCTCGCTTTCCCCCGCCGGGCTCCCCGGTGTTCCCCCTCCGCGATCCGCTCCCGGGTCGGGGCGGGGGAACGCGGGCTGCCGGGCGGGGGGCGGCGGGCGCGCGGGTGCTTGGCGGAGGGTGGCCGGGGCGGAGCGGGGTGGCCGGGCCAGAGGCCCATGTCAAGAGGCCCGGATCGGGCCTGGGAAGGCGGGCTGCCGGGCGGCGGGTCGCGGGCGCCCGGGTTGGCGGTGCGGGGCGCGGCCACCCTCAGGAACAGCGGGTCAGGAGCGGCGGCCAGGAGCCCCGGGGCGGGATGCCCGAGGCGGAGGCCCGGGACGCGAGGCCGGCCCGAGGCGGGAGGCCGGTCCGGGTCAGGAGGCGTCGCGTTCGAGGTAGGACTGGCGTGTGTGCTCGGTGTGTTCGCGCATCAGGCGGGTCGCGCGCCGGGCGTCGCGGTCGACGATCGCCAGGATCATCTCCTGGTGCTCCTCCCAGGAGGTGCCGCCGCGCAGCCGGGCCACCGGCGTGTAGTACCAGCGGACGCGCCGGTCGACCTGGGCGGCGAGTTCGGCGAGGACCGCGTTGCCGGCCAGTTCCATGATCTTGGCGTGGAAGGCGGCGTTCAGGGCGACGGCCCGCGTGATGTCGTTCTCGGCGGCGGCGATACGGCCCTCCTCCACGATGCGCTGCAGGGCGGTGATGCCCGCCTCGCCCGCGTTGAGCGCGGCCAGCCGGGCCGCCTCGGCCTCCAGGAGGGTGCGCACGGTCAGGAGCTGGTCGGCCTCCTCCTCGGTCGGCTCGTGCACGAACGCGCCCTGGGCGGGCCGCAGATCGACCCAGCCCTCGGTGTTGAGCCGCTGCAGCGCCTCGCGCACCGGCTGCCGGGAGACGCCGAGGTGTCCGGCGAGTTCGCTCTCCACCAGGTGCTGGCCGGGCTGCAGGGCGCGGGTGGTGATCAGCTCCAGGAGGGCCTCGTAGACGCGCTCGCGCAGCGGGCCGGGACGCTCCAGCCTGGGCACGGAGCCCTGCGGCAGTCCGGTCGGCAACATGGCGATCCCCCTCCTGGGCAGGTGCCGTGTACAGCGGACGGTATGCGGTACACGGTGCACTGCTCACTATGGATTGTTTATCGTCTACAGTCTACGGCGCACAGAAGCCAGACCCGGCGCGCGTTGCGTGCGTCACGGGCACCGTACGACCTGGCCTGCGTACGAGAGGTTGCCGCCGAAACCGAACAGCAGGACCGGGTCGCCGCCGCGTACCGCTCCCTGCTCGATCAGCTTGGACAGGGCGAGCGGGATGCTCGCGGCGGACGTGTTGCCCGATTCGGTGACATCGCGCGCGACCACCGCGTTGACGGCCCCGATCTTCCCGGCGAGCGGCTCGATGATGCGCAGGTTGGCCTGGTGCAGGACGACCCCGGCGAGGGCGGCGGGTTCCAGGCCGGCCTTCTCGCAGGCCTGCCGGGCGATGGCCGGCAGCCGGGTGGTGGCCCAGCGGTAGACGCTCTGCCCCTCCTGGGCGAAACGGGGCGGGGTGCCCTCGATCCGCACGGCGTGCCCCATCTCGGGCACGGAGCCCCACAGCACCGGCCCGATGCCCGCCGCCTCGCCGGGTGCGCAGGCCTCGACCACGGCGGCGCCCGCGCCGTCGCCGACCAGGACACAGGTGGAGCGGTCGCTCCAGTCGGTGACCTCGGACATCTTGTCGGCGCCGATGACGAGCGCGCGGGTCGCCGCGCCCGCGCGGACGGTGTGGTCGGCGGTGGCCAGCGCGTGGGTGAAGCCGGCGCAGACGACGTTGACGTCCATCGCCGCCGGACCGGGGATACCGAGCCGGGCGGCTAGCCGGGCGGCGGTGTTCGGGGAGCGGTCGATCGCGGTGGAGGTGGCGACCAGCACCAGGTCGATGTCCTCCGGGGTGAGCCCCGCGGCGGCGAGGGCCTTGGCGGCGGCGTGCGCGGCGAGTTCGTCGACCGGCTCGTCGGGGCCGGCGATGTGGCGGGTACGGATGCCCACCCGGCTGCGGATCCACTCGTCGCTGGTGTCCACCAGGTCGGCCAGGTCGCCGTTGGTGAGCACGCGGGCGGGCTGGTAGTGGCCGATCGCGGTGATGCGCGAGCCGTTCATCGGGCGTGTCCCCCTCATTGCCGTGGGTAGCGGGACCCACCAGTCTCTTCGGTGACTCACGGGTACGAGGGCAACTGAAGTCACAGGAATCGGACGCGGAGATTGTCGGCTTCCGCAGCGGCGGAGCCTCGGCGCCGTGCGGGTGTGCGCGGACTCTTGTCGGCCGTGACTCCATACTGTAGACAATATTTCGTCGACAACCCATCTCGACACCCCGCCCCCACACCCCACCTCCGCGGTATCCCTCAAACCGAACGGAGTGTTCCGTGAAAGTCGCAGTCCTCGGCGCCGGTGCGATCGGCGCCTACGTCGGTGCCGCGCTCCACCGCGCCGGCGCCGATGTGCATCTCGTCGCCCGTGGACCGCATCTGGCGGCCATGAGGCAGCACGGAGTGCGCGTGCTCAGCCCCCGCGGCGACTACACCGCGCACCCGAACGCCACCGACGACCCGGCCGAGATCGGCCCGGCCGACTACGTCTTCCTGGGCCTGAAGGCCAACTCCTACGCGGCGTGCGGGCCGCTGATCCAGCCGCTGCTGCACGAGCGCACGGCGGTGGTGGCCGCCCAGAACGGCATCCCCTGGTGGTACTTCCACCGGCACGGCGGCCCCTACGACGGCCATCGCGTCGAGAGCGTCGACCCCGGCGGCGCCGTCAGCACCGTCCTCGCCCCCGAACGGGCCGTCGGCTGCGTCGTCTACGCGGCGACGGAACTGGCGGCGCCCGGCGTCGTCCGGCATCTGGAGGGCACGCGGTTCTCCGTCGGCGAGCCCGGCCGCGAGATCTCGGCGCGCTGCCTGGACTTCAGCGAGGCGATGCGCGCCGGCGGCCTGAAGTGCCCCGTCGAACCCGACGTGCGCAACGACATCTGGCTGAAGCTGCTCGGCAACATCTCCTTCAACCCGATCAGCGCCCTCACCCGGGCCACCATGCGGCAGATGTGCCTGCACGGCGGCACCCGCCGGGTCGTGGAGACGATGATGCGCGAGAGCCTGGCGGTCGCCGAGGCCCTCGGGTGCGAGGTCGGCGTCTCCGTCGAACGGCGGCTCGCGGGCGCGGAACGCGTCGGCGACCACCGCACCTCCACGCTCCAGGACCTGGAGCGCGGCAAGCCGCTGGAGCTCGACGTGCTGCTCGCGGCCGTCGTCGAACTCGCGGACGTCACCGGCGTCGAGGTGCCCACCCTGCGCACCGTGCACGCCATCTCGGACCTGCTCGCGCTGACGAGCGCCGCATGAGGAGCGTCGTATGAGGAAGCGGCAACCGAAGACCTACACCCGGCTCACCCACCCCCTGGTGCGCGACGCGCGCGACGAACCGTTCCGGCGGGCGAGCTGGGAGGAGGCGCTGGACCGCACGGCGCGGGGCCTGACACGCAACCGGGGCGCGTTCGGCATGTTCTCCTGCTCCCGCGCGACCAACGAGATGAACTACGTGGCGCAGAAGTTCGCCCGGGTCGTGATGGGCACCCACAACGTCGACTCGTGCAACCGGACCTGTCACGCGCCCAGCGTGGCCGGGCTGGCGGCGGCGTTCGGCTCCGGCGGGGGCACGTCGTCGTACGAGGAGACCGAGCACACCGACGTCATCGTGATGTGGGGCTCCAACGCCCGCTTCGCGCACCCGATCTTCTTCCAGCACGTGCTCAAGGGCATACACAACGGTGCCCGGATGTATGCGGTCGACCCCCGCCGCACCTCCACCGCCGAGTGGGCGGAGAGCTGGCTCGGGCTGAACGTGGGCACCGACATCCCGCTGGCGCACGCGGTCGGCCGCGAGATCATCCACGCGGGCCTGGTCAACGAGGCGTTCGTCGGGCGGGCGACGACCGGTTTCGAGGAGTACGAGAAGCTGGTCGAGCCGTGGACGCTGTCCCTCGCCGAGAAGGTGACGGGCGTGCCGGCCCGCGCGATCCGTGAGCTGGCGCACGCCTACGCGCGGGCCGAGCGCGCCCAGTTGTGCTGGACGCTGGGCATCACCGAGCACCACAACGGCACCGACAACGTCCGCGCGCTGATCAACCTGTCCCTGCTCACCGGTCACGTCGGCCGCTACGGCTCCGGTCTGCAGCCGCTGCGCGGGCAGAACAACGTGCAGGGCGGCGGCGACATGGGCGCGATCCCCAACCGGCTGCCCGGATTCCAGGACATCCTCGACCCCGACGTCCGGCTGCGGTTCGAGTCGGCCTGGGACACGGTGATCGAGCCGCACTACGGGCTGGACCTGACGGACATGTTCAAGGCGATGGAGGACGGCTCGCTGCGGGCCGTGTACTGCGTCGGGGAGAACCCCGCGCAGTCGGAGGCCGACACCGAACAGGCGGTACGCCGGCTGGGGGCGCTGGACTTCCTCGTCGTGCAGGACATCTTCCTCACGAAGACCGCCGAACTGGCCGACGTGGTGCTGCCGGCGACCGCCGGCTGGGCGGAGACGGAGGGCACCACCACCAACAGCGAGCGGCGGGTGCAGCGGGTGCGCCGGGCCGTCACCCCGCCCGGCGAGGCCCGCGAGGACATCGACATCATCTGCGACCTGGCGGCCCGGCTCGGCCACGACTGGAAGTACGCGGACCCGGAGGCCGTCTGGAACGAGCTGCGGTCGGTGTCGCCGGACCACTACGGGATGACGTACGAGCGGCTGGTGGAGCACCAGGGCATCCAGTGGCCCTGCCCGAGCACCGAGTCGCTCGAACCGCCGTATCTGCACGGCCGGTTGTGGGAGACGGACCCCGGCCGGCGGGGCCGGGCGGCGCCGTTCGGGCTGGTGCGGCACGATCCGCCGGTGGACCTCACCGACGAGGAGTACCCCATCCGGCTCACCACCGGGCGGCGGCTGGACTCGTACAACACCGGGGTGCAGAGCGGCGGTTTCGCCTCCCCGCTCAGGCGCGGCGAGTACGTGGAGCTGTGCCCGGAGGACGCCGAGCGGTACGGGGTGGCCGTCGGTGAGGAGGTCCGGGTGTCCTCGCGGCGCGGCTCGGTGGTGGCGCCGGTGTGGGTCGACACGGGGCTGCGGCCCGGCCTGGCCTTCATGACCATGCACTTCCCCGACGAGGTGGACACCAACGCGCTGACGATCGAGGCGACGTGCCCGATCGCGGGGACGGCGGAGTTCAAGGCGTCGGCGATCCGGATCGAGAAGCTCCCGGCCACGACGTACGTGAGGTGATCCGACGTGGACCTGCACTTCGGCGACAGCAAGCCGACGGACGAGGAACGGGCCGCCGTCGACGCCCTGTTGGGGCCCGCGGAGTCCTCCTGGGAGGGCGCCGACCGGTCGGACGCGGACCTGAGGTGGGCGCGTGGCGGCCGTGCGGCCCGTGACCGCCGCGACCTGCTGCTGCCGGGGCTGCACGCGCTCAACGACCGCGTCGGCTGGATCAGCGAGGGCGCCCTGGACTACC
Coding sequences within it:
- a CDS encoding molybdopterin-dependent oxidoreductase, whose product is MRKRQPKTYTRLTHPLVRDARDEPFRRASWEEALDRTARGLTRNRGAFGMFSCSRATNEMNYVAQKFARVVMGTHNVDSCNRTCHAPSVAGLAAAFGSGGGTSSYEETEHTDVIVMWGSNARFAHPIFFQHVLKGIHNGARMYAVDPRRTSTAEWAESWLGLNVGTDIPLAHAVGREIIHAGLVNEAFVGRATTGFEEYEKLVEPWTLSLAEKVTGVPARAIRELAHAYARAERAQLCWTLGITEHHNGTDNVRALINLSLLTGHVGRYGSGLQPLRGQNNVQGGGDMGAIPNRLPGFQDILDPDVRLRFESAWDTVIEPHYGLDLTDMFKAMEDGSLRAVYCVGENPAQSEADTEQAVRRLGALDFLVVQDIFLTKTAELADVVLPATAGWAETEGTTTNSERRVQRVRRAVTPPGEAREDIDIICDLAARLGHDWKYADPEAVWNELRSVSPDHYGMTYERLVEHQGIQWPCPSTESLEPPYLHGRLWETDPGRRGRAAPFGLVRHDPPVDLTDEEYPIRLTTGRRLDSYNTGVQSGGFASPLRRGEYVELCPEDAERYGVAVGEEVRVSSRRGSVVAPVWVDTGLRPGLAFMTMHFPDEVDTNALTIEATCPIAGTAEFKASAIRIEKLPATTYVR